The Nitrospira sp. genome window below encodes:
- the kdsB gene encoding 3-deoxy-manno-octulosonate cytidylyltransferase, protein MNKSSRSVTVVIPARYGSSRFPGKPLVELNGKPMIQHVYERAVACRAASDVLVATDDERIKQAVERFGGRAMLVTGEYRTGTDRVAAVARMFTGDCFVDLQGDEIPLNPELLTDLIEPFCESGASMGTLKRVMDPTEDLLHPAVVKVVTDTKGDALYFSRAPIPFVRDDPSRQVVGGLHYIHLGLYIYTKETLLRLAALPTSRLEDAEKLEQLRALDHGIRIRVWETKHASLRVDQPEDVPGVEEQLREFEAVKRELQNSKVFFK, encoded by the coding sequence ATGAATAAGTCTTCACGATCGGTCACGGTTGTGATTCCTGCGCGGTATGGTTCCTCACGATTTCCAGGGAAGCCGCTTGTCGAACTGAACGGCAAACCGATGATTCAGCATGTCTATGAACGGGCGGTGGCTTGCCGTGCGGCGTCAGACGTGTTGGTGGCGACCGATGATGAGCGGATCAAACAGGCGGTCGAACGGTTTGGCGGTCGAGCGATGCTCGTCACGGGCGAGTACCGGACCGGGACAGACCGGGTCGCTGCGGTGGCTCGCATGTTTACCGGCGACTGCTTTGTCGATTTACAGGGCGACGAAATTCCGCTGAATCCAGAGTTGCTGACCGATCTTATCGAGCCGTTTTGTGAAAGCGGCGCGAGTATGGGGACGCTCAAACGGGTGATGGATCCGACGGAAGATCTGCTCCATCCTGCTGTGGTCAAAGTAGTGACCGATACCAAAGGCGATGCCCTGTATTTTTCACGAGCTCCAATCCCATTCGTCCGAGATGATCCGAGCAGGCAGGTAGTCGGAGGACTTCATTATATTCATCTGGGGCTGTACATCTATACGAAAGAGACCCTGCTTCGATTGGCAGCGTTGCCGACGAGCCGCTTGGAGGATGCTGAAAAGCTGGAACAGCTCCGTGCGTTGGACCATGGGATTCGCATCCGCGTATGGGAAACGAAGCATGCCTCGTTGCGGGTCGATCAACCTGAAGATGTCCCCGGCGTCGAGGAGCAACTGCGGGAGTTTGAGGCAGTCAAGCGTGAATTGCAGAACAGCAAGGTGTTTTTTAAGTAA
- a CDS encoding CTP synthase, with product MSKFIFVTGGVVSSLGKGLASASIGNLLESRGLKITFLKLDPYINVDPGTMNPYQHGEVYVTDDGAETDLDLGHYERFTSLSLTKESNYTTGRIYHSVITKERRGDYLGGTVQVVPHVTDEIKQTIMRISKGIDVTIVEIGGTVGDIESLPFLEAIRQMPYDVGRDNVLYVHLTLVPYIGTAGELKTKPTQHSVNKLREIGIQPNILLCRTDRYIPPELKGKIAMFCNVDKDAVITAKDVETIYEVPIVFRKEGLDELIVRQLHMETGQPNLREWDAMVQKIKRPKHEISVALVGKYVGLKECYKSLGEALVHGGIDHETKVHISWIESEDIERQGTERILREADGILIPGGFGNRGIEGKVTTITYARERQVPFLGLCLGMQCAAIEFARNVAGLADANSAEFDERSPHPVIHLMPDQHAVSDKGGTMRLGSYLCKLGEGTLAQKMYGVGEVRERHRHRYEFNNAYREQLTAKGLVLSGLSPDGRLVEIIELKNHPWFLGTQFHPEYRSRPHHPHPLFSGFVGAALRRKLGH from the coding sequence ATGAGTAAATTCATTTTTGTGACCGGGGGTGTGGTCTCGTCACTCGGGAAAGGCCTGGCCTCGGCCTCCATCGGAAACCTGCTGGAGAGCCGGGGGTTGAAGATCACCTTCCTGAAACTGGATCCGTACATTAACGTCGATCCCGGGACGATGAATCCCTATCAACATGGGGAAGTCTATGTCACGGACGATGGCGCTGAGACGGATCTGGACCTCGGGCATTACGAACGGTTCACGAGCTTGTCGTTGACCAAGGAGAGCAATTACACGACCGGTCGGATTTATCACTCCGTGATCACGAAGGAGCGGCGCGGTGATTATCTTGGGGGAACGGTGCAAGTCGTGCCGCATGTGACGGATGAGATCAAGCAGACGATCATGCGTATCTCGAAGGGGATCGACGTCACGATCGTCGAAATCGGCGGCACGGTCGGTGATATTGAAAGCTTACCGTTTCTCGAAGCCATCCGGCAGATGCCGTACGATGTGGGCCGCGACAACGTGTTGTATGTCCATCTGACCTTAGTGCCATACATCGGAACGGCAGGTGAGCTAAAAACGAAGCCGACACAACATTCGGTCAATAAGTTGCGTGAGATTGGGATTCAACCCAATATTCTGCTGTGTCGAACCGACCGCTACATTCCACCGGAACTCAAGGGCAAAATCGCCATGTTCTGTAACGTGGACAAGGATGCCGTCATTACTGCGAAAGACGTCGAGACCATCTACGAGGTGCCGATCGTGTTTCGAAAGGAGGGATTGGACGAATTGATCGTCCGTCAGCTCCATATGGAAACCGGCCAGCCTAATCTTCGCGAGTGGGATGCGATGGTTCAGAAGATCAAGCGGCCCAAGCATGAAATCTCCGTAGCCTTGGTGGGGAAATATGTGGGGCTGAAGGAATGCTACAAGAGCTTGGGAGAAGCCCTGGTCCATGGCGGAATCGACCATGAAACGAAGGTTCATATCAGTTGGATCGAATCAGAAGACATCGAACGCCAAGGGACCGAACGTATCTTGCGCGAGGCGGACGGCATCCTGATTCCGGGCGGGTTCGGGAACAGAGGAATCGAGGGAAAGGTCACCACGATCACGTATGCGCGGGAACGTCAGGTGCCGTTTCTCGGTCTGTGTTTGGGCATGCAATGCGCCGCAATCGAGTTTGCGCGGAATGTGGCCGGGTTGGCCGACGCCAACAGCGCCGAGTTCGACGAGCGATCGCCACATCCCGTCATTCATCTCATGCCCGATCAACATGCCGTGAGTGATAAAGGCGGGACCATGCGCCTCGGTTCGTATCTCTGTAAACTGGGGGAGGGGACGCTGGCGCAGAAGATGTACGGAGTGGGTGAAGTCCGTGAGCGCCATCGTCATCGGTATGAGTTCAACAACGCCTATCGTGAACAACTGACCGCCAAGGGACTGGTCCTGAGCGGGCTGTCTCCGGATGGTCGCCTTGTCGAGATCATCGAGTTGAAGAATCATCCCTGGTTTTTGGGCACCCAGTTCCATCCGGAGTATCGTTCCCGTCCGCACCACCCACATCCGCTCTTCAGCGGGTTTGTGGGAGCGGCGTTGCGACGAAAGCTTGGGCATTAG
- the kdsA gene encoding 3-deoxy-8-phosphooctulonate synthase: MAHEVQIGSFRVGQGQPPFLIAGPCVIESEQIVMETAGRISEIAKALGMPYIFKSSFDKANRTSITSFRGPGLEKGLAVLTKVKDQLRVPILTDVHTEEQATEAGKIVDVLQIPAFLCRQTDLLIAAAKTGAVVNVKKGQFLSPREMGNAVKKIEECGSRRIVLTERGSSFGYNNLVVDMRSFPIMRGFGYPVVFDATHSVQLPGGGGTTSSGQREFVEPLACAAAGAGVDGFFMEVHPSPDEALSDGPNMVPLHQLKPLLERVLRVWNATNQRS; this comes from the coding sequence ATGGCGCACGAAGTTCAAATCGGTTCTTTCCGAGTCGGCCAAGGGCAACCTCCGTTTCTCATTGCCGGACCGTGCGTGATTGAGAGCGAACAGATCGTCATGGAGACGGCCGGCCGGATCTCCGAGATTGCCAAGGCCTTGGGAATGCCGTACATTTTTAAATCGTCCTTCGATAAGGCCAATCGAACCTCCATCACATCATTTCGCGGCCCTGGTCTTGAGAAGGGGCTTGCGGTCCTCACGAAAGTCAAAGACCAGTTGCGCGTGCCCATCCTGACGGATGTGCATACGGAAGAACAGGCGACGGAAGCCGGGAAGATAGTGGACGTGTTGCAAATTCCGGCATTCCTCTGCCGGCAGACGGATCTGCTGATCGCGGCCGCCAAGACGGGCGCCGTCGTGAACGTCAAGAAAGGCCAATTTCTCTCGCCTCGTGAAATGGGCAATGCCGTGAAGAAGATCGAGGAGTGCGGAAGTCGTCGAATTGTCCTCACTGAACGCGGCTCGTCATTCGGCTACAACAACCTCGTCGTCGACATGCGGTCCTTCCCTATCATGCGGGGGTTCGGCTATCCTGTGGTCTTTGATGCGACCCATAGCGTGCAGTTGCCGGGTGGGGGAGGCACCACCTCAAGCGGCCAACGTGAATTTGTGGAGCCGTTGGCCTGTGCTGCGGCCGGAGCCGGTGTCGACGGATTTTTCATGGAAGTCCATCCGAGTCCTGACGAAGCCTTGTCAGATGGACCCAATATGGTTCCGTTGCATCAATTAAAACCGTTATTAGAGCGGGTTCTGCGAGTATGGAACGCGACAAACCAGCGAAGCTGA
- a CDS encoding KpsF/GutQ family sugar-phosphate isomerase, with protein sequence MERDKPAKLTQTVRPSKAEKGQGSLAEGRRVLEIEARAVEALIERLDDRFVKAVDVLVRCKGKVVVSGMGKSGLIGQKIAATLASTGTSSFFLHPAEGVHGDLGMLARRDVLVTISNSGETQELLQLLPFVKRLGIPVISFTGRTTSTLAKNSDVVLDVSIAEEACPMGLAPTASTTATLALGDALAVALLQKREFKEEDFARFHPGGTLGRRLLVKVKDVMHAEPDIPKVQASVGGMAAMLEMTAKKLGMTTVVDQDELLVGVITDGDLRRFLQRGTDLVNTTAGELATTTPKTVGPDELAAKAVEMMERFSITTLVVTENGRTIRGVIHLHDLLKNGIV encoded by the coding sequence ATGGAACGCGACAAACCAGCGAAGCTGACACAGACTGTTCGACCCTCGAAGGCAGAGAAAGGCCAAGGCAGTCTTGCCGAGGGACGGCGCGTGCTCGAAATCGAAGCGCGTGCGGTCGAAGCCTTAATCGAGCGACTGGACGATCGGTTCGTCAAGGCGGTGGATGTGCTGGTTCGCTGTAAAGGGAAGGTAGTCGTGTCAGGAATGGGCAAGTCCGGTCTTATCGGGCAAAAGATCGCCGCGACGCTGGCGAGCACCGGGACCTCCTCATTCTTTCTGCATCCGGCCGAGGGTGTGCACGGAGATCTCGGCATGTTGGCGCGTCGAGATGTGTTGGTGACGATCTCCAACAGCGGGGAGACCCAAGAGTTGCTGCAGTTGCTTCCGTTCGTGAAGCGATTGGGCATTCCCGTGATTTCGTTTACGGGACGGACGACCTCTACCCTAGCCAAAAACTCCGATGTCGTCCTCGATGTCTCGATTGCGGAAGAAGCCTGTCCGATGGGATTGGCTCCGACCGCCAGTACGACCGCCACCCTGGCGTTAGGCGATGCCCTCGCTGTCGCGTTATTACAGAAGCGGGAATTCAAAGAAGAAGATTTTGCCAGATTCCATCCCGGCGGTACGTTAGGGCGCCGGTTGCTTGTCAAAGTGAAAGACGTCATGCATGCCGAACCAGACATCCCCAAGGTCCAGGCCTCAGTCGGCGGGATGGCGGCCATGCTGGAAATGACGGCCAAAAAGCTCGGCATGACGACCGTCGTGGATCAGGATGAGTTGTTGGTCGGGGTCATTACCGATGGAGACTTGCGGCGGTTTCTCCAACGTGGGACGGATTTGGTCAACACGACGGCCGGAGAGTTGGCCACGACTACCCCCAAGACCGTCGGGCCTGATGAACTGGCCGCAAAAGCAGTCGAAATGATGGAACGGTTTTCAATTACGACGTTGGTGGTGACGGAGAATGGGCGGACCATCCGTGGCGTGATTCATCTGCATGACCTCTTGAAAAATGGGATTGTTTAG
- the pgsA gene encoding CDP-diacylglycerol--glycerol-3-phosphate 3-phosphatidyltransferase — translation MNRVLEAWRDIGADSINVPNVLTLARILLIPVFIILFVNPTPDQSLAAAAIFAVAAVTDMLDGYIARRTGQVTKLGKLLDPLADKLLVLSALILLMNVERVSALVVLLIVGRELAVTGMRAIAAGEGMIIPAETTGKYKMALQVVAIILLILEGTGLAALGNMHLAGSFTLYLSLVFGYVSGGQYVWSFWKQVVAKGL, via the coding sequence ATGAACCGTGTATTGGAAGCATGGCGAGACATCGGGGCGGACTCGATCAATGTCCCCAATGTGTTGACGCTTGCCCGGATTCTTTTGATTCCGGTCTTCATCATTCTCTTCGTCAACCCCACACCAGACCAATCGCTGGCGGCCGCGGCCATCTTTGCCGTGGCGGCGGTCACGGATATGTTGGACGGCTATATTGCCCGGCGAACAGGCCAGGTGACGAAACTTGGTAAGTTGCTCGATCCTCTCGCGGATAAACTCCTGGTCCTGTCCGCATTGATCCTCCTCATGAACGTGGAGCGAGTCAGCGCGCTGGTGGTGTTGCTGATCGTCGGGCGAGAACTGGCGGTCACGGGCATGCGCGCCATTGCGGCAGGGGAGGGTATGATTATTCCTGCGGAGACGACCGGCAAGTACAAGATGGCGTTGCAAGTGGTCGCGATCATCCTGCTCATCCTGGAAGGGACTGGGTTGGCCGCTCTCGGCAACATGCATTTGGCGGGGAGCTTCACCCTATACCTCTCGCTGGTGTTTGGCTATGTTTCCGGTGGGCAATATGTGTGGAGCTTTTGGAAGCAGGTCGTCGCGAAGGGGCTGTAG
- a CDS encoding poly(3-hydroxybutyrate) depolymerase, whose product MGVQWQALLRAPFFVIGASFFFLVTACTENTTPPPLEAFAYPTEGRQCLAGSRTGAAGATDGTVSTGGMKYMVRTPSNYDATFAHPLLMVYPPAGHSRWESERFVGLTTAATGMGFLVVYPDHKQLNIPAIEQLGTIPSEVAKEWCIDEQRVFVTGHSDGGTASMAMAVLEKTKKIPTAIAPSAAGWTGKDLEEFQCRDPLPVMIMHSKNDKLFPGWGAETAAWWAGCNQCDVTKTTPLEGDCRAYQGCASGGATLYCEGTGSHHDWPNLNRMMLDFFVHPEKFQ is encoded by the coding sequence ATGGGTGTGCAATGGCAGGCTCTCCTGCGAGCACCATTCTTCGTTATCGGTGCCAGTTTCTTCTTCCTCGTCACAGCCTGTACGGAAAACACAACGCCGCCGCCACTCGAAGCGTTTGCTTACCCAACTGAGGGGAGACAGTGTCTGGCAGGATCTCGGACTGGAGCAGCCGGTGCGACCGATGGAACAGTTTCAACCGGCGGTATGAAGTATATGGTTCGCACACCGTCCAACTATGACGCGACCTTTGCCCATCCCTTGCTGATGGTCTACCCTCCGGCTGGACACAGTCGGTGGGAGTCCGAGCGCTTCGTCGGACTCACAACTGCAGCAACTGGTATGGGGTTTCTCGTGGTCTACCCTGACCACAAGCAGCTGAACATTCCCGCTATTGAACAGCTTGGAACCATTCCTTCGGAGGTAGCGAAGGAGTGGTGCATCGATGAACAACGTGTGTTTGTCACTGGTCACTCGGATGGCGGCACGGCCTCAATGGCGATGGCCGTGCTTGAGAAGACGAAGAAGATTCCGACAGCCATCGCCCCGAGTGCAGCCGGATGGACCGGCAAGGATCTCGAGGAATTTCAATGCCGAGATCCCCTGCCGGTCATGATCATGCACAGTAAGAACGACAAACTCTTTCCTGGTTGGGGTGCCGAAACAGCAGCCTGGTGGGCGGGCTGTAATCAGTGTGATGTGACGAAGACGACACCACTGGAGGGCGACTGTCGCGCGTATCAAGGCTGTGCTTCAGGCGGGGCGACGCTCTATTGTGAAGGAACCGGCAGCCATCATGACTGGCCAAATCTGAATCGTATGATGCTCGACTTCTTTGTGCATCCGGAAAAGTTCCAATGA
- the plsY gene encoding glycerol-3-phosphate 1-O-acyltransferase PlsY, with amino-acid sequence MEHLGLIIGLVVGGYLLGAVPFGVVISRAMGLPDPRTVGSKNVGFTNVLRVSGKTPGILTLIGDMGKGWVMGFAATQLLQDEWAILAVTLAPFLGHLFSPFLGFKGGKGVATALGSVLGVAPLIGLLLLLAWIGAVALWRYSSGGALTAFGLFPVIAALLHPSAAFVSFAVMVTGLIVIKHKGNIERLWEGTESKMGQGRPG; translated from the coding sequence ATGGAGCATCTCGGACTGATCATTGGCCTTGTGGTGGGTGGATATCTGTTAGGCGCGGTCCCCTTCGGGGTGGTCATCTCAAGGGCGATGGGCCTGCCGGATCCCCGCACGGTCGGGAGCAAGAACGTCGGGTTTACGAACGTGCTGCGTGTCTCGGGCAAGACGCCCGGCATTCTCACCTTGATCGGGGATATGGGCAAGGGATGGGTGATGGGCTTCGCGGCGACGCAGCTGCTGCAAGACGAATGGGCGATTCTGGCCGTTACGCTCGCTCCATTTCTGGGCCACCTCTTTTCGCCGTTTCTTGGATTCAAAGGAGGCAAGGGGGTCGCAACCGCGCTCGGTTCTGTCCTTGGAGTGGCACCGCTGATAGGCCTATTGCTCCTGCTGGCCTGGATCGGAGCGGTGGCACTCTGGCGCTACTCGTCGGGGGGAGCACTGACCGCGTTCGGATTGTTTCCCGTTATCGCTGCGCTGCTTCACCCAAGCGCGGCTTTCGTCTCGTTTGCTGTAATGGTGACAGGTCTTATTGTGATCAAGCATAAGGGAAATATTGAGAGGCTGTGGGAAGGGACGGAGAGTAAGATGGGACAAGGTCGGCCCGGTTGA
- a CDS encoding putative addiction module antidote protein, with amino-acid sequence MGRTTTTRFDVAEHLRTPEEMAAYLEACFEEAQGDAAFIAKALGDIARAKGMAQVARDAGLSRESLYKTLSGERSPGFDTILKVVGALGLTLHAQVPQKQASRRSGARSRVRAPKRRAA; translated from the coding sequence ATGGGACGAACGACGACAACTCGCTTTGATGTCGCCGAACATCTTCGAACACCGGAAGAAATGGCCGCCTACCTAGAGGCGTGTTTCGAGGAGGCTCAGGGCGACGCGGCGTTTATCGCCAAGGCATTAGGCGATATCGCACGGGCCAAAGGGATGGCTCAGGTTGCACGAGATGCCGGTCTTTCTCGTGAAAGTTTGTATAAGACGCTGTCGGGCGAGCGGAGTCCTGGGTTCGATACCATTCTTAAAGTGGTAGGTGCGCTGGGCCTGACGCTTCATGCCCAAGTCCCCCAGAAACAAGCTTCACGCCGATCGGGTGCTCGTTCCCGCGTACG